Below is a window of Fibrobacter sp. UWB11 DNA.
TGCGGCAGGGAAGAGGCCAAGCCCGAAGACAAGTGGCTTTTCTACCGCCAGGATGTGGAATTCCTGGTGCAGCCGTCTCCGCTGGATGTGCGCAGTGCAAAGCTCGACAATCCGGTGAAGGCGATTGAACGGTTCCGCGACCAGCTCAAGGCGAAGGGCGTGGAACTCTTGGTGGTGATTACTCCGGGCAAGCCGAGCATCTATACCGAACGTTTGACAGGGCGCGATGAAAATGTCGCCGGGCTCCAGTCGCACGGCAAGAATATTTTGGATTCGCTCACGCGTGCTGGCTTTAACACTGTAGATTTGTATACGCCGCTTTTGGCTGCGAAGGCTGACGATGACAAGCTGGGGGCACTCTACCTGAACGACGATACGCACTGGACCCCGCGCGGGGCGGAACTTGCGGCGGGTGAAATTGCGGCTGCCGTAAATCGTTTGGAATCCGAGGGTAAAATTAAGTTGAAAAAACTCCAGAAGCATGAGGATGGTAGTTATCCTTTGAGTTTTGTAACAAAGGATTCCGTTGCAGACCGTATGGGCGACGTGGGCGAGATGAGTGGGCTTAACAAGTTCAATGTGTTCAAGGTACAGAAGGTAATCGGGCATGTCGTGATGCAGCAGAATATAGAAGAAAGAATTGATATGGCTCAGAGTAGTGCTAATTGTTTGGATTCGTTAAAGAGAGAATGCCCTAAAGGAGATGATTCTTGTTTTAGAGTAAAAAGAAATCCGTGTGATGAAGAAGATATGGCTTGTGTACGGGCTTTGACGAAAAGTTGTCCTAAGGGGAGTGCTTTTGATTCTTGCTATTATACTAGATTGAATCCATGCGAGGAAAATGATTCGCTTTATTACGACACCACAATCACTCCATTCAAAGACGATTTCCGCAAGTCCGAAATCTTGATTCTAGGTGACAGCTTCAGCCGCATTTACCAGACCGATTCGCCGGTGAACGCCGGATGGATTGCGCATTTCGCGAAGAACATGAACCGCCCGGTTGCATCCATCGTGAGTGACGGTGGCGCCTCGACGCTCGTCCGTGAAAAGCTCGCCCGCAAATCTAGCGTGCTCAAGGGCAAGAAACTCCTCATCTGGGAATTCGTGGAACGCGACCTCCGCTTCGGCGCCGAAGGCTGGAAAAGTGTGGAATTTTAAAAATCGGAATTAGGAATAAATTATGCCAAGACATGGAACACCGACGCCGGGACAGGCGATTCTCGAAGGTATTGAATGGCTTAAGATCGATAAGCCGGAATTTGCCCGTAGGGTGGGCGTTTCGGTTGAAATTTTGGACCAACTGATTGCGGGTGAAATCAGCATTTCGACCGAAATGGCGAATGCGCTTGAATCGGTAACGGGAAGCCCCGCTGCCTACTGGAAAATGCTCGAACGCAAAAGCCACGCTTCTCGATAAGCCGCACTTCTCGATAAAGCGAATGTCATTCCCGGCTTGACCGGGAATCTCCTTCTTGAATTTAATTATACTTGCGATATGAATATTAAAGATGCCGTTTCTTTTATGTGTGACCTCGCCAAGGGCGAAGCCGACCAGTTTGATGTGATTGCTTCTAACTCCCATTCCGAAGGCCTTTCGGTTTTTCAGGGACAAGTGCAGAATACGGAAATTTCTGATTCCGTTGGACTTGGCGTTCGTGTCATTAAGGATGGCCGTCCAGGGTATGCTCACACGGAACGCTTGACGGACGAAGCTCTCCGCCAAACGCTCAAGGACGCTCTTTGCCACACGCAGTGGACCGAAAAAATCGATATTACGCTCCCTCAGGCGGTAGAACTCCCGAAGGGCGAACCGAACTACAATCCCGCGCTTGAATCGCTTGACCTTGCGACCATGAAGGATTTTTGCATTAAACTCGAAAAAGAGACGTTTGCAAAGTCCAAGGAAATCGAAAACATCCCGTACCTC
It encodes the following:
- a CDS encoding XRE family transcriptional regulator gives rise to the protein MPRHGTPTPGQAILEGIEWLKIDKPEFARRVGVSVEILDQLIAGEISISTEMANALESVTGSPAAYWKMLERKSHASR